From the genome of Alteromonas stellipolaris:
GATTGCTTTTGGTTGTGAGCTGTGGGTGTTATAGGCGTAGCGGCAGCATATACGCCGCCACTACATAAACACCAAAGTACACTCATTAGACTTAGCACTTGTAGCAAAGTTCTCGCGCTGGCTAAGCGTGGTAATTTGGTTTTCGCCATTAATTACTCCTCGGTAACGGGGTCGGCGCGGAAGCTATAAGCGCCTGACGTTCCGTCTTCATCGTAGTAGCTAGTAATTTGGAATTTAAATACGCTATCACCCGCTGAAATAAGGTATACCCCGAACTGTGAGTACAACAAGTGACTTGTGCTGTCATAGTAGTACCAGTTGTTGGCTGTAAACGCATAGTCACTAACAGTTTCAGCACTGAAACCATAAAATGCAGCGGCTTCGGTATCTATGCCTGCATAGGTGTCAGCATCAGTGCGAAGTACGGTTGCATCATCGGCAATAGATAGAACAAACTCGCCAGCTTCATCCGCACAAGGTATTGTGATGTCCCATGCATCGGTTTCTGTTACTTCTTGTTGCAAATCGAAATCGATGTAGATTGACGACGTACACCCTACTGCGTTAACACTTAGCGATACTTCTTCTGCAAACGTGGTTTGCCCATCAAGTACACTTTGATGCATAACACCCAACGTGATTTCCCCAATACCACGCCCTTCAGTCACAATGTCAGTCACATGAAATTTGGTGTAGTTTTCATCTGATGAAACCACGTAGTAAGTATCGCTAGCTGCGGTAACGACATGAGTTGTGGTGTCATAATTATAAAAAGTATCGCCAATAACAGCAGACTCGGTATCGGTAGAAAATGCCTCTGTATCTGGCACATCGCTCGTGGTTACCGCGAGATAATCATCAAGTTCGCTATCTGCAGTCGCATTTAGAAATAAATCTGCCACAGCTGCGCCATTATCGTCGTAGAAATCACTGTTGTTGGCAGTGAAGTACACACTTACTGGCGTCTCTTGTGCTGTATTTAAGAATACCGAAGTGCGTTTAAAGC
Proteins encoded in this window:
- a CDS encoding HmuY family protein; the encoded protein is MNKTYLALLLAMTLGLVACGGSDSSDPIVETPDQSGEDSGDGSDDSAGDEGGNSNEVATIYGPYGTGSTSEPVAVYFDLDTQTQVTLTEEEAASDTTWDIGFKRTSVFLNTAQETPVSVYFTANNSDFYDDNGAAVADLFLNATADSELDDYLAVTTSDVPDTEAFSTDTESAVIGDTFYNYDTTTHVVTAASDTYYVVSSDENYTKFHVTDIVTEGRGIGEITLGVMHQSVLDGQTTFAEEVSLSVNAVGCTSSIYIDFDLQQEVTETDAWDITIPCADEAGEFVLSIADDATVLRTDADTYAGIDTEAAAFYGFSAETVSDYAFTANNWYYYDSTSHLLYSQFGVYLISAGDSVFKFQITSYYDEDGTSGAYSFRADPVTEE